ACGATTCAACACATCCTTATGAATTGGAAATCCTTCTTTAACAAGCGCTTGTATCGCAACATCATACAAACTTGGCGCATGAAATGCTTTATGAAGACGAGCATGTAGTTCTGGATCCTTTTCATAAATCTTTAACGCATGAGGTGTTTTATAGCCAAGTGCATATTCAATCATTCGATATTGATACGATTGAAACCCTGATGCCTGACCAAGTGAATCACGAAACTCAATATATTCTGATGGCGTTAATGTTGCTAGAATATCCCAAGATTGAATAATTTGCGACTGAATTTTTGATACACGTGCTAACATTTTAAATGCCGGTGCTAATTTATCATTTTTCATAGATTCAATTGCTGCATTAAGTTCATGTAAAATGAGCTTCATCCACAGCTCACTCGCTTGGTGAATAACGATAAATAACATCTCATCATGATGATCTGATAATCTTTTTTGACTAGACAATAAGCTATCTAACTGTAAGTACTCCCCATACGTCATATTTCCCTTAAAATCCGTGTGGATCCCTTTTTCCATGATTACTTTTTCGTTTTCTTTCATATTAGCCAAACAACCCTTCTATGCCCCTCTATTTATAATGGTCTAATTACTGCGCGAACTGGACTTCCATCTGCATCTGTTAATGCAAGTGGTAATGCGATTAGTTCGTAATCGCCGTCTGCTACGTGATCTAGTACGACATTTTCTAAAATGTGAATCCCATGTTTACATAATTGCTGATGTGCTGCTAGTTCTTTATCATCTAATGGATCAACAGAAGGTACATCTACCCCAATTAAACGAATACCCTTAACTGAAAGAAACGGTGCAATATCAGCACGTAAATATGGAATTTCTTCTGGAAACTCTTGTGCTTTTCCATGTGAAGACGTACGTAATAATAATCGTTCTACACCTTCTAAGTTAAATCTTTCTAATTCCTTTTTACCGATACTCTCTAAGCCTGAAACATCGATAACTCGCGCTGCACCTACATATACGTTTATATCTAAATCTAACACTTTTTTACCATCATTATCGAAATGAAAAGGTGCATCAATATGAGTACCTGTATGAATACTCATCGTTAACTTTCCGACATTTACTGAACCACTGTCTTCTTTTGACCATGAAACTTCGTACGAGAATGGTGTATCTCCTGGCCATGTCGCAATGTCATTATTTAACGGTTGTGAAATATCAATCCACTGTGTTTCTTTCATGCTTATGCCACAACCTCTCGCTTATTTTCAAACTTTTTATATTCTTCCTCTTTCATAATTTTCTTTAAAATTTGTACAGAGTTCCACACTTCTTCGTATGTGTTATACAAAGCGACCGGCGCAAGTCTAACACCATTTGGTGCACGAAAATCTGGAATCACTCCATTTGCTTTTAACGCTTTACAAATACGTGCCGCCTCAACATGTTCTAAATAAATATGTCCTCCGCGCTTTTCATCTTCTAACGGATTTCCAATTGTGAATCCCATATCCTTTAATTCAAATTGAATTAAATTAAGCATATATTTTGTAATATGTAATGACTTTTCACGTAATCTCTCAATACGAGCTTCTTTAAAAATTTCAAGAGAACCAATTAATGGTGCAGTACTTAATACATGAGGTGTCCCTATTTGATACGCCCCAGCATGATCAGCCGCAGTTAATGAATGCTCCATATCAAACTGCTTATCTTTTCTAGAACTAAACCAACCAGACAATCCTGGAAGTCTATCAAAATGTTTTTTATTCACATATAAACCTGCAACACCACCAGGTCCTGCATTTAGATATTTATAATTACACCATACAGCGAAATCTACATCCCACTCGTTAAAATGATGCGGAATAGAACCGATTGAATGACATAAGTCAAAACCAATATTTATACCACGTTTATGAGCTTCAGCTGTTACTCTCTTCATATC
The DNA window shown above is from Bacillus clarus and carries:
- the kynA gene encoding tryptophan 2,3-dioxygenase, whose protein sequence is MKENEKVIMEKGIHTDFKGNMTYGEYLQLDSLLSSQKRLSDHHDEMLFIVIHQASELWMKLILHELNAAIESMKNDKLAPAFKMLARVSKIQSQIIQSWDILATLTPSEYIEFRDSLGQASGFQSYQYRMIEYALGYKTPHALKIYEKDPELHARLHKAFHAPSLYDVAIQALVKEGFPIHKDVLNRDITQPYEEDATVEAAWLEVYADVKKYWDLYQLAEKLIDIEDWLQQWRFRHMKTVERIIGHKMGTGGSSGVSYLKRVLDQRFFPELWNVRTKL
- the kynB gene encoding arylformamidase, producing MKETQWIDISQPLNNDIATWPGDTPFSYEVSWSKEDSGSVNVGKLTMSIHTGTHIDAPFHFDNDGKKVLDLDINVYVGAARVIDVSGLESIGKKELERFNLEGVERLLLRTSSHGKAQEFPEEIPYLRADIAPFLSVKGIRLIGVDVPSVDPLDDKELAAHQQLCKHGIHILENVVLDHVADGDYELIALPLALTDADGSPVRAVIRPL
- the kynU gene encoding kynureninase, whose product is MYKEPFQPTYEYALECDKHDELKDFQTEFYKKEGTIYLDGNSLGLLSKRAEKSLLTILDSWKEYGIDGWTEGEHPWFFLSEKLGELTAPLIGASPEETIVTGSTTTNIHQVIATFYEPKGIRTKILADELTFPSDIYALQSQIRLKGLDPDEHLVRVKSRDGRTLCEEDIIHTMTDDIALILLPSVLYRSGQILDMKRVTAEAHKRGINIGFDLCHSIGSIPHHFNEWDVDFAVWCNYKYLNAGPGGVAGLYVNKKHFDRLPGLSGWFSSRKDKQFDMEHSLTAADHAGAYQIGTPHVLSTAPLIGSLEIFKEARIERLREKSLHITKYMLNLIQFELKDMGFTIGNPLEDEKRGGHIYLEHVEAARICKALKANGVIPDFRAPNGVRLAPVALYNTYEEVWNSVQILKKIMKEEEYKKFENKREVVA